Below is a genomic region from Eupeodes corollae chromosome 1, idEupCoro1.1, whole genome shotgun sequence.
TTTGTAAATAGctgtaattgttttttgttttgttaccaGCTATCTCATTTTAAGCATGTAAATCTTTCAATAAGCTATACCTATCCAAAACGCGATTGAACGCAGTCAATGTAATGGAGCACTCGTGAATTACCTGCTCAAAAACGCATATTTAGCTTGTTGACAAACCCGTTCAACTAGAAATCAGTCTCATAGTTGAATATAATTTTCCATGGAATTCAGTATAAATTTCAAGCTGTTTTCCAGCTCAATTTACGTATTGTTGTCGCTTAAAATAGTCTAATAGTTTAGTTCCTGTGTCAACTTGATTTTGTACGAATATATGCGAAGAACTTATAGCAAAATTCCGCACAATGACTTCACAAAAATTTGAGAGTTATTGACTTTAGTCCTCTTGAACGGAAAGGCTGCGCGTCCTTCTTTGTCTCATTGACATTGTAACATTGTTAACATTGCGGTCACTGAACACAAACTTtggttataaatttaaatgactTGGAAACGTGATTATTTGCCAATCTTTAATgaacataaatgtttttaaaaactaaaaaaatattgcgtTGTTACTTGTTCCTATTTGGAATATAATGTTACGGGATACGAATTGGGGACATTTAAAATCTTCGCTAGCTTTATTAATTTCATATCAGTAAATAATGTTGAAGTATATtacaaatatattatatttactttttagGTACAGAATGTTTACCACCCCAAAACATTGTCATtaaacataaatgaaaaaattacaaaaatctcTTCGCACTCTATTCGGTGCACTGTAGCAACTGAGACAAACCGGGTTGCTACATGGATGGACGAACATTTAGGAAATCATGGGCTTAAATTTGAACACGGTTTGCAGAATTATCCTGAAATATCTTCAGAAGGAATTTATTCTTTACACACATCGGCCATATTTACTGTTGTTCGAAGCATGGCTCAAAATTTATATTGGTGGGGTATATTACCATTTGAACAAAGGCGCAGTTTATGGGATCGATTCAGAACAAAGGCCAAAAAACCAGTTAAATTAATGCATGAAGAAATTACTGTTGGGGCCCAAGTTGTAATGAAAAAGTGTCCGATTTATCAGACAGGTTCCATCGgattttcttgtttaaatgGAATACCCAAAGTCGGCCAACTTATGAATTCAGTTTGGGATTTTTCTGATGTTTGTAGATTTAAGTTATTAACGCTCACGCCGTCTTATCAGGAGAAGATGAATTATAGTCAGCATGAAAAAGATTCAATAAATGTAAATCAAACTCTTAACAATAAGTCAGTCATAACACCAAGTAAAAAAGAATCAACAGATCGATTAGATATGCCACCTCCACCTTCACCTGCATCAAGTACATGCAGTGATAACGGAAATACAACAACATTGAAGAGAACTAAACGTGTGATTCCTAAAGATGATTTAGAAATCAAAAAGGATGAGGAGTTTTGGCTTTTAAAAGATGTAGTTTTTGTTGAAGACAGAAATGGACCAATTGGAAAAATTCTTAAAGTGGACGGTGATTATGTTGCTGTAAGGTTCGGAATAATTGGATCAAATACCGAAGCGCAAGATGAAGATTGGCAACAATGTcggttattaaaaaaagatgatgTGCAAGTGATCAAATCATTTGTTAATCCTAGAGGACCGGATTGCTATCAAAAAACTCCAAAAAGAATTAATATTACATCAAATGCAGATGCCAACAGCTGTCATTTATTGGCGCTTGCTGTTGATACTAAGGGCGTTCACACAATCTCGAAAATATCTTCGAAATTGTACTACAACGTTTTTAACTTACATAACAACAAACAAGAACATAGCAGTATTTTTCCCACCGACTGCAATGTGTTTTTGGGACAATCCCAGAGTAATATTGCTCTTTATTTATGTGATGATTCCAATGATACCTGGACTGTAATACTAACAGATGGTAACCGCACGATTTATCCTTTTGTTAAGGACTGTAACGGTGACTTGAAAGATCCACAATGGTTAAGTCTCCCTCCAATACGTACTATTGCCATGACAATTGTATCACTTCCAATAGTTGGAATAAATCTTAAATCGAAAGTGTGCATGGTtataatgtttttggaaaagcaGTATTTAATGCCTTCTATATTAAGATGTGACCTTAAGAGTGTTGTAATTTTTCTTAGCCAGCTCGAATGTGAGCAACATAATCTACTATCACACgcacttaaagaaaaatgtgaCGCAGGGCGCAATATTGTGCATGCATGTGCTGCCTTGTGCGCACCAATATCCAACAAAATGGTAGATGACTCCACAAacttatcatttaaaaattcagcCTCTAGTAGTTCTCCTGACATGGAAAGTTCAACTATCAATACAAGAGAAGGATGTACTATAAGCTTACGTGAAATGATGAATCGTTTGGTAAATACGGAGACCGATAGCAGAAATACTAATATTCACATTTCAGGTCCTGACGAAGGATATTTTCCTATGTCGTTCTGGCAATCTGAGTACGAAGGTAATTCTGTCGAAGAAGATTTTTCAAGTACGAACTATAAAACAAATGGAAACAAAGTAAATATGCCGATATACATAACTGATCCAATCCAGAGAAGGGAACAATCTgctttaattttacaacaaatttgCCTCAACCCTTTTTTAAGACCACATTTGCACTTACTTTTAAGTTCTAAAGATGCAGAAGGACTGACACCTTTAATGTTGTCAGTGACAAATAGAGCATACGATGCTGGATTGATTTTGTTCAATGCAATATTATCTATCTCAAAAGAAAATAGTACAATGAAGGAGTCGATGGTATTTCCTGTTGGCTCGTCTGTAGATAAATCTCCTCTTCATGTAATTTGCTATAACGATACTTGTTCCTTTACATGGACGGGGGCCGatcatataaatcaaaatatatttgaatgcAAAACATGTGGTTTGACTGGTTCATTGTGTTGTTGCACTGAATGCGCTCGTGTTTGTCATAAAGGTCATGATTGCAAATTAAAACGTACTTCTCCTACAGCTTACTGTGATTGTTGGGaaaaatgcaaatgcaaagCATTGATTGCAGGAAATCAGACGAAAAGATTTTCTCTACTTTGCAAGCTTATATCAAACACTGACCtagtaacaaaatttaacagtAGAGGTGAGTCGATACTTTTATTCCTTATTCAGACAGTTGGACGCCAATCCATTGAACAAAAGCAATACAAAGTTTGCAATAGATCACGAAGCTCTACAGGcaacaatagaaaaatacaaacatctGATATGGATCCTGAAATGCCAGAGCATGATTTAGAGCCTCCTAGATTTGCGAAAAAAGCCCTTGAGCGAATGCTTGATGACTGGCAAGCTGTTAAGTCAATGATTATGACAGGTGCCGAAGACATGACtcaatttgaaaaagtaaaaaatcatGAAAACCTTGAAGGTAGCTCTATAAAATACTTGAAATCTCAAAGTGGATCTACTCTGCTTGATAAATTtacacataatttatttgtcaAGTGTTGCCCAGAGCATCTTGATGTTCTCATATCTACCCTAGTACGACAAATTCAAAACACATCTAATTCTATTGCAAACACTGAGTCAAAGTCAATTGCTAGACGATTTGTAAGATCAGTAGCAAGagttttcataatatttaatcTGGAAAAATCTCCATCTgctgaaagaagaaaaaacaatgcGTCACAAAGCAAACATATTCAAAATTGCATTAAAGTATTTCAAGCCCTTCATATCATATCAATTGAAGAACTGTGTGAGGTTGCTGATGCTTTAATTGCTCCGGTTCGATTAGGAGTTGTAAGACCTACTGCACCTTTCACAATGTCAACATCAAATTtagatgtaaatttaaaaaatttctttaataacttggatattaatatattatatttccaTTAGAGTTCCGAAGACATATTCAGCGTAGAACCATTAGGGCTAAGTACAGGAACGATAAGATCTTTATCCGAAGACACCACTGGAGTAGCTAATACAAGTATGGACCTTGGGCTGAACTATGGAGTGTTACAAGTTGAAGATAATAACGATATAGAAGgtaacaaataattaataaaaagaatccTAAGTTTTTAATACTCTGTAAGTAACTTATAATTTAACTAATATATGTACATGATATTTCACTGTAGTCACAGAAGTACACTAATGTCAACTTAAgtcctatttttttcttttccgcTGTCTGCTCATCTAAATAGGTTCACTGGTTCTTCTAAGTTACTGTAAGATTGTCTGCATACATGTAAATGACAATGACACGACGACTATACTTTCACACGAGTTACATTGGAAATCCTTAGGTTAAGTAAAAGTAATATATTTCTTCACTGGTTCTTCTACGTTACTGTAAGATTGTCTGCATACATGTATATGGCAATGACGGCGCAGGGACATAAGTCCCGAATTTCTTTTTCGGGACTTATGTCCCATTTTGATGGGTCATAAGTCCCGAATTCGATTTGGGGCTAATGTCCCACCCTACTGAGACATAGGTCCTGAATTTTTTAGCCAAAAATGGGACATGAGTCccgaatgaaataaaaacaatttaaagaattattgaAGAATGTGCTCTTTTGAATTTACAAAAGTACTTTGGTAGTAGAAAAACTTTTGGAATCGCAAGTTATCAAATAAttaaagatatatatatatatttatatttgtattgttttaagaactttactaatataattgcattttatattttcttttaaacctataatttaaaaaggcaTTGCATAAATCAGTGTTATAAagaatttgagaaaaatattataaggcaaacaaattattgcgaattttattaaatagttcCATTTACTGCTCCCGATCTTAGACAGAATGATCCAGAAACTGAATTAGCGACCGTAAATTCACAGCCGgctttgttatatttttgcaaGGTGGAGGTAAATTTTGTATGCTCTAAAAACAGAGTACCGTTACTCGTCATGCTAGGCTGAAGTCATGACATTCGATTAGTAAAGGCAAAATCAAACTTGAAAACATCAGGACTGACGCCAttactgaacatctggatagaAACACAATTTCATTATACTGCGACTCCATGTGAATTAGACCGTAACATTTAGTTTATCTAGAAGTGGTAGCTCACCCTATTGGTACTATGTTTTAGGTAACCTCAATGTTATAAAGTAGTAACTGTAGTACATGTAATAAAGTTCTCATTCTTCGTTTGAAGACGCGTTgaatttctaatatttttgtataaaggcACCCGATGTTTACTGCAGGAAGGTGATGATAGGAATTGACAGAGGTGGGTAGAAAAAACCTGCAagcgcttgtgtcctcttgggTGCATGTATCTACCATTggaataacaaaattaaaactgctTAAATTTAACATCTGAGCAATGACCGGACTCATGTCTAGAACATTACTAGGGTTTGAATACTTCGACAACAACTTGATTGTTCTGATGCGCACCTATTTCATCGGCTCCGTAAGCCACTTGGTTAAGGTTTGATTCTCAGTGATGAGAGTAAACTAAAGACTAAGTACCATAAATAAAGGAACGTGATGATCAGTTGGCACCGTGTAATTCCAGCCTTGTGGTATCACAATCAAGTTGTTGTAGTATTCAAATcctattaaaaattgattgtgtTTTATGTGAATagagaaattttaaatacaaatttcctagcgcaaaaattaatataaaatatgaacAGATGAATTTATCTGATGGTTGTTATGCCCATAcctaaaactatttattttgttccataTTTGTAGCAACCACCGCTAATCCAGATATGAATACAAACAGGCTGCGAACGAATTCTCAGATTGAAATCAGTTCCGAAAACCTACGAAATGACGATGTGGCCGAAGATGAGAGTGATAATGAGTTCAATTTTAACGATGCGGAAACAGAATCAGATTCCGATGATAATCATAGTACCCAAGGTGCTCAAAGAATTGCTCAGACTGGAGCAATTGTTGGTTCTGAAACAGGTAATtaaacaacaatattaaaaattacattaaaattaaatcaataactACAATATTAAACATGAATAATTAACCAACTTATAGTATATTTAAAGAGTGGTAAGATAAAATACAAATCCtagtttattatataataaaGTTTAGAAAAGTTAGGATGTAATGATTTATAACAcagcattaaatttttttatttttgtttaaaagagaaCAACTATTTACAAGCCATTAACAAACAGATTTTACATAAAGTAGATCCTGGTATCGTTTTGTtagcgagtttgccatttttcaaatattgctttcgatatcgccttcttcgttttgaattcgaccaattaacgaattcgaaggcaaattgaaaatgtaataatgtttgttggcgagttgaaatccaatagcttttttttggcggattcacaggcgaaagattgttcattattatttattgttcgatttcgtggattatttcttgattgtaatcacatatataaaaatgtgagctagctttattttactttaattaaattttatccaCAATCtaccataaaatataaaatttcgaataaatcaccgaaaattttacaaattcaatcaaaacaaaacaaattttgtttggaaagctgtcaaatcactGCAATATGGGAAGAAAAAGttaaaccaaaagtgtcaattcACTGGAATAAAGtaagaactattttcgcttcgcagcgaattcgttaataaggaaatacgacaCGAGCCGAATTTGAAAGATCGtattgaaaacgatccgcctcgaacctcataatcaggcccctgtTTAAGTCTTTACATATTCTGTTTTTCTCAtagtaatggatccgatttttcgaattaagttattttgtatatttcttgAAGTTACAATGTTAGAGAGTTGTTTGTTAGCGTGTGTACGAAAGTTCGTGCGTCCGTAAGTTCGGAAAgccttttttatatacatatatacatattattttacaaataaaaacatcaaaaaataaagagattacttttataaaaattatgttggtggttttttatttaatctatttaaatagaaagtaaattttgattgacccaaatatctcacgagtCAATAACGCTAgcaacttcaattaaattgtatattataaattttataatataataaaatctaaaataattgtattcatcGAAGGATTACGTTTTTGACATCCTAAACAAAAACACGAataaattttacgaaaataatagtttgaccattttttttttaattttaagacaaattaaGCAGAGTTTTTCAAACAATCTTCTAAAAATCCTatcgaaaattgttaaaattcatttttgattcGAATGCCTAaggaataaattatattaattactTTAAAACTATATCATTCTATTGACAATATTGTTGGAAACATGAAGTACTTTTTCCAatccaaaatttgtttataataaagaaaaaccaacaacaaaattggtagatagtgaaaaaaatattttcacttaaaagtGTATCTAACAGAAAACgttgttattaattttgtacattGCATATTGTGCAATAAAGTTACCCTGGAGAAGGCAACAAACCCACCAAAATGTAACGTAAATTGATATATCCGTCTCCATATCCGAATTGAGACCAAATAAGTCGAAAGTTTAATTAAGATTTGTATCTTATCCactcttcaaaaacaattttaatatttatttaccttGACTTTATTTAGTGTGTTTGTGTATACGTACAGAGTAGTACAATAATGTTATACATTATAGAAGACGAATCAGGTGATTCCTCTCCTCCGGACGAAGATGGTTCTGACGATGGTGAAACAGACGAAAATTCTGATGAAGGTTATACATTCATTGACAGTCAACTAGAAAGGAGAGCTACTGGTAATAGTTCTAAAGGAAACGCATCTTCATCGTCTATGCACTGGGCAATTCGTAATAGAGACCAATCTGGGCGGTCTTCTGTGCGTGTGCCTACTGGTTCAGGGTTAGTGTTCATTGATCCTCTTGCCTTACGGCGTACGGCAATCCCAACTTCAACTGCTCCAAGTAATTTGCAAGAACCACATTCTATGGCTACCACGGCAAGCAGCTTAGCACGTGCTTTTGGAATAATAATGCGCCAAATATCGGACTTATTTTACTCAATTACATTAAATCTTAACCAAGATATCGAAAATCGAGTCAAAGTGACGTACGCAGAATCAGTTGATGCCCaagtaagttttattaaaaaatcttcagGATTTTGTACGctattaaaatatttcgaaCAGTCATTTTTAGAAACCAGACTCAAACAAACATGGAATTGGGTATTTTCTGTTATGGATGGTACCGAAGCGCAACTCAAATTTGGAGCTAATTTAACCAACACAACAGACCAATCTCATTCCTTACCGACAATGAACTCAAATAACCAAAACACAAATCAAGGAAATATTGGTATTAACATATTAGGTAAGTTTAATCATGGAATTAAGTATTgttttatgatgttttttttaaatgtacatattttgacTAAAATTGGCCGTCACATTTCCTTACCTAAAGCTCagttcaacaaaacttaaacataaacgttgtagataataaaaaaacaaaaattttgtcttaattgtttgacatatttttttgtcgtacataatttatttttttaatatacctaTGTAAttgttacgttttttttttaaacaaataaatccactaataatatttttggattATAATGAGTTCGTGCAAGTATGCATGGATCTTACGTTCTCACGAAAAAACTATTCAATggattaaatgaaaattatatatgatTAGCTTAGCTTAACACTAaggctattattattatttaccggTATCAGCCATTTGCGATCACGTGCACTGTAAAAGAGTTTGAGTAACTTCCAACTTTCAAAGGTGCCGCTGTTTAAAAGTCAAATGGTTCAGTAATTATTGATTATTTCTTCAATTCTTACAGTTATTTGTAATACTTATACATTCTACATATTAGAATTATTTGTGCTACCTCAACTtagcatacaaaaatgtaatgcaatctaaaaatttgtatttcttttgagttcaggaaatgttttattattttatttgactcAATAATATCAGATAGTTGGTGTAACGTAATATCACACAACATAGGCCATTACTAATACCAAAAATGCAGTTATAGAAAGTGTCAACAATGTTTCTATTGTTTATTACTATGGATTCATTTATCAATGAGTGAATGTTCATTGCCTCAGCGAAGGTCTTTGGATCTCCATCATTGTTGCTGGCCACGTACGGTAGATAACCGTATCTTTCAGGTGGATTTCTTATTCTAGTAGATTGTAAAAACCTGCCCATGGATAACTGCGTCTCAACTTATtatgacttcttttttcttaacgtcATAAAAGCGATATGATTTTGAGTGTGTGCAGTATTCgataaaaattacttcttttccTTTGGCATCGAGTTTCTTCCGCTTTTCTTTTGTGAATAACTGCTTGGCAATCGAAAACTTTAAGATGCTGCAGATTCACTCTTCTTCCACTCCAGATTTCTTCAGGTGTTATTTCTTTTGTACCTTTGCGATGTGTTCTGTTCGTTAAATAAACTGCCTTATTTGCAGCTTCAGCTTTGTGTAAACCAGACTCGATGAGAAGACAACGCTCTTTTTCGATTATGGTTCTATTCATTCTTTCTGCCAACCCGGAGAATATGGAACCGTTGTTTGATGTTGATTGCCTGCATCTGCTAGAATCTTCTTCAtcttaaaattgcaatattccTTTCCATTATCGCAAAATTTTTGAACCTAAGGTAGTACCAATTGAGTTAAACGGCAGGCGTGCCATTTTACCTTTGATACATGTGATGCAATTGATTTTAGAACTTTCGCAATCACTGTTCTGCACCACTTTTGGAATCATAGCTTGTGTGGTTTCAATACTTGGATGTTCAAAGTGTGAatctacattttttgtaacatatgcactttggttggaATCGGAACATATTGTTCACCAAGCTTCCACTTGCAACAACATTGCCCCTTTGGTCTTTCACTAAACATCGATTCTTggaaaaatcattgaaaaacccGTCTAAACAATTTTCCAGACAGATAAAAGATTAATGCATAAGTCAGGAACGTGAAGgatttctaaaaattcaacctcactttctttgaattttccaatAGATACCTTCATATCGACTTTAACTATACCTTGGacttgcatttttgaattatttgcaacaattaCCTCAGAGTTAAGATTTTGCATCTTACTTGAAAAGCATGCACTATTTGAGCACATGTGAGCTGACGCTCCCAGGTCGAAATACCATTCTTCTTTTTCAAGAGCCGTGATGGAAAAACATCCTAACATcgcattcttcttttcttgatggttcttattcttttttggacatttagcAGCAATATGGCCAAATTCGTTGCGGTTGTAACACTTAGGACccttaaagttcttattcccaaagtttttcttgttcttgccaACAAATGCAATATCTTGACTTGCATCCAAATTAACGTCTTCAAGAAGTTTTGTGTTAATACTGTCTCCTTTAATAAGAATCCCAGAGCCTTGGATTTCCATTATCATTGGTTTGTATTCTTCGGGAAGACCAGCTAAAAGCATTGCTCCCATCCATTCGTCATCTAGGTTAAGACCAACAGACCTGAGCTTGTACGATGTAGTTAAAACGTCGTTAACGTACGCATCTACGGTAGAGAAATCTTTCAATCttgtagaacaaaacttttgaatGAGCCCAACTCTCCTCACAAAACcagaatcttgaaaaattttctgaagagaATCCCAAATCTTCTTAGCGCTTTTGCAATGTCTTATATGTGGATAAATGGATCTTTCAACAAGCAATATAAGCTCCGATTTTGCGTTTAAGAGAGAAGGATGCAATTCTCCGTCTCACTACCATCAGAAACAGCCTTCCAAAGTCCTATCATTTGGAAATAAGCTTCAACGGAAAATTTCCAGTCTTCGAAGTTTTCGCTTCCCCGAAGCTTTTCAATATTTCGTTTCAGACATTTTTTctcaatacaaatttccttattattttgtatttagatcgTGATAAGGCCCATAACCTTATCCttaagattctgaacagtaataatatttattttcaatacatcaaacatataaaaattagtacaatttgataacgataaaataaactaagtatttaaaaacaaaatatcaaatctcAACTTTTAACAGTTTTAAATACAGTACCAATCGttcaattatttgtttgaattaaagtCTTTAAATAATCTAGGCGCCATTAACGTTTTCAGTATTTAGTACAAATCACTACCGaccaaatatataaaaagagatACTTGgttatcttcagaaatattatttaaaaggaaTAAGTGCCCGAGTCATATAATTCAATATCAATTATCATTTCCGTTGGAAATGATAATTCCAAAGTATTATAATTCATAATCACTTCTCATTTCCGTTGGAAACTTAATCCAACAATATAATTAATCAAAATGCAATGCATATTATGCATTTTGTTTGACTTCGAACAAACAAAGTGTATCATATCtcgataaatatttatattagatACGGAGTTTTCTCCTCGATTTTGTGACGTTGCATTTGatctttttatctttcaaaattgtgtgggtgttgACCACCATACTAGAcatgagtttatttttaatccGAAAGATGAATTATCGGACAATCACTTCCAACCCTCAGACAGAATCTCGTCGTCTTATCTTGAAATACAGATTAAGTACGaactaacaaaaagaaaaatatttaaaagaaatataattcccgtggttagtgcgttagattGTCATGACAGAGGGGTTGGATACCTCCCTGTGCTATCTAAAGTTTCTGTGACGgtttcttgcgaggaattgataaattctcctagagtaattcttgtcatgaaaagtgctttctcaaattagccgttcggattcccctccatctctgacatcAGTAGtcgcacacgggaatggttgagagctgtaagtcactaggccctagttttcaacggactgttacgccacccaaTTGATTTAAATGCTCCATTGTTTCCACGTATTGgttaaaatcatcttcgatcATAAACTGTTCAATGTTCCCTATCATAGGGGTTCAGCGTCAGGCattgtgatttaaattttgacaaaagagATTCCTTTTTTCCCCAATCTTTCCTTCCTCTTGAGATCATTGTTTCTGTCGGGCTTAATGTTTATGAGTATTGACAATGGGTTTGTTTTTGGCTTGTAATTCCTTTTAGAACCTTTTgaaatgcttttaattttttctggaTTTTCTTATGAGAAACACCTGTTTCTATCCTTgctatttaattttgtgactattggaaatttatcaatttattttattagagcaGATAGTCTATCTGCTAGTGCTTTTAGGTTTATTTATTATGCGTTAAATgctaacgttaacaattcttagtataaacttaaaatctaaaaacttaaactagactgttgaaaaatattaatttgcaatttatactttttatattatcatttggtgaataAATACAAGAGTGAAATgtattatagatttcaattagTTGGTTTAAGGGGCTATGTACATcgtagtttgatctgctaaaataagtattcaatggtttctggagtcttatacttgaacgactagAACTGAAGTTTAACACGTTCCCACCGGCGACTGAGTTCGCTGTCTTCGGAATTTAACGGCTCTGTAAATTCAAGTTTGTCTCGTCAGGCGGCGCACATCATTGAGAGCTTCTGCTGACTATGCCTGCATTAGAAGCAACCCACTTTCAGAGAAAAGGAGATAggacaattttttcatttttctcgaAAGATCTCATGCTAAATATCCGGTAAAAATTCTCAATGAGCAATATGCTATTTTGTAATCAGTGCAAAGCCATTGATGAAACCTGCTACATGCAATTTGAAAGTAATCGcgctaatattttatatttttatttgatttttgataacgAGAACTCATAGTTGTTGTGATATTTTTgtgaaagaaatataaatatgtgtaagtttttataaaactttatttttattattaactgtTTTTAATACAACGAATTAGAATATACCATAGGCTTAGAAATGGATGATTACTCAGATGAAGACATATTTTGTAGAAGAAAAAGGACTTAACCCATCATTGACTCTTCAGATGAAAATATATTAGAATTGGAAGCTA
It encodes:
- the LOC129938710 gene encoding E3 ubiquitin-protein ligase hyd isoform X1 — translated: MADIQYILHPLPGTDEQFMERLREASDKINKVGYANSPIFGVLKTEVKEIVIGPAHIGILLEDGRAFRVAFYINSDQLDLSNTETNKSSASSSNSCTNGNSKSTLNISSRQISRSKSKLLRTGSRSTLSGQGSRSSGVIIGGSSTRPLVTVPAPFVPEELISQAEVVLQGKSRSLIVRELQRTNLDVNLAVNNLLSRDDEEADDADQAGDNYAPDDLISLLDNGFQTDSSNVIVDPADGLFSEEIFSNYSSIRNLLFNRIRSERNQVNSGNLDNTISSLRANAVSTPGNTLSGGSNISGPTTTVNADSFSRWRDRQCYGQRRWFPRDDTIWEKDIDGKRTTSLIGNNSPMWISEELQQWPEREGSIRFQKIASLFSEFIGLSDSGDLHQWRWSECETFKSDVQNVYHPKTLSLNINEKITKISSHSIRCTVATETNRVATWMDEHLGNHGLKFEHGLQNYPEISSEGIYSLHTSAIFTVVRSMAQNLYWWGILPFEQRRSLWDRFRTKAKKPVKLMHEEITVGAQVVMKKCPIYQTGSIGFSCLNGIPKVGQLMNSVWDFSDVCRFKLLTLTPSYQEKMNYSQHEKDSINVNQTLNNKSVITPSKKESTDRLDMPPPPSPASSTCSDNGNTTTLKRTKRVIPKDDLEIKKDEEFWLLKDVVFVEDRNGPIGKILKVDGDYVAVRFGIIGSNTEAQDEDWQQCRLLKKDDVQVIKSFVNPRGPDCYQKTPKRINITSNADANSCHLLALAVDTKGVHTISKISSKLYYNVFNLHNNKQEHSSIFPTDCNVFLGQSQSNIALYLCDDSNDTWTVILTDGNRTIYPFVKDCNGDLKDPQWLSLPPIRTIAMTIVSLPIVGINLKSKVCMVIMFLEKQYLMPSILRCDLKSVVIFLSQLECEQHNLLSHALKEKCDAGRNIVHACAALCAPISNKMVDDSTNLSFKNSASSSSPDMESSTINTREGCTISLREMMNRLVNTETDSRNTNIHISGPDEGYFPMSFWQSEYEGNSVEEDFSSTNYKTNGNKVNMPIYITDPIQRREQSALILQQICLNPFLRPHLHLLLSSKDAEGLTPLMLSVTNRAYDAGLILFNAILSISKENSTMKESMVFPVGSSVDKSPLHVICYNDTCSFTWTGADHINQNIFECKTCGLTGSLCCCTECARVCHKGHDCKLKRTSPTAYCDCWEKCKCKALIAGNQTKRFSLLCKLISNTDLVTKFNSRGESILLFLIQTVGRQSIEQKQYKVCNRSRSSTGNNRKIQTSDMDPEMPEHDLEPPRFAKKALERMLDDWQAVKSMIMTGAEDMTQFEKVKNHENLEGSSIKYLKSQSGSTLLDKFTHNLFVKCCPEHLDVLISTLVRQIQNTSNSIANTESKSIARRFVRSVARVFIIFNLEKSPSAERRKNNASQSKHIQNCIKVFQALHIISIEELCEVADALIAPVRLGVVRPTAPFTMSTSNLDSSEDIFSVEPLGLSTGTIRSLSEDTTGVANTSMDLGLNYGVLQVEDNNDIEATTANPDMNTNRLRTNSQIEISSENLRNDDVAEDESDNEFNFNDAETESDSDDNHSTQGAQRIAQTGAIVGSETEDESGDSSPPDEDGSDDGETDENSDEGYTFIDSQLERRATGNSSKGNASSSSMHWAIRNRDQSGRSSVRVPTGSGLVFIDPLALRRTAIPTSTAPSNLQEPHSMATTASSLARAFGIIMRQISDLFYSITLNLNQDIENRVKVTYAESVDAQSFLETRLKQTWNWVFSVMDGTEAQLKFGANLTNTTDQSHSLPTMNSNNQNTNQGNIGINILGSTSSRREFFTYCLSLMRAHTSEHRDSLPVLDITALRHIAYVLDGIIFYMRNENSDKFDTNSEKQTCEPNANEQAKNDSNQLLQEDPIIEYDLQGENTSEKRYQFFKRSDSTLSLGCCAPDPFALPLEMALPLADKPHLLQTNSKREDLFSNFPLQFLSNKPAGTSGVSFLEIPPLRLGLSSHSKKHEFIDDEMYKSKKRSASPCISPSLEESDAFKIDSSANLYIQLKKKSHLEQYEGDIASHNIESSPPKQGKGVLKIDEINSRSNDEFLGEPTADTSIRPEVIVQTRTVFSGSQTSNILKQGARSVIVRAGPTKPSNSKDFQKEIDNRHKKNSTQIFQTLRQNVKPPTWNVLLGRWKHSLDLFGRVFMDDVGLEYGSIFPEIRGFPVKETRFRRQMEKLRNGQQRDLVLSKLERSRDSLITQTFKELNTQFGTQNRRVYPPLTFNRVKVTFKEEPGEGSGVARSFYTSIAEALLVNEKLPNLEVSQIGSSNKYGLPFSSILRNRSLIGRDSSLQRKGSGNKILWRSNKEKKALNYSAKPFASSVLDSTSSSTTNNEHLSVHLQQLGERLYPKIAAITGTHASKITGMLLETPPAQLLVILSSEDTLRQKVSEALDVILNKHKSESESKKNVPIVLLEQIEDNDPLFYSPGKRGFYSPRQGYASFERINAFRNVGRLIGICLLQNELFPLYLQRHVLKYILGRQTRFHDLAFFDPVVYESLRQLIHGSHTDGCDVLNKLDLCFVIDLIKEEGGGTVELVPNGKAVQVTASNIHSYVRLYAEYRLIRSQEKALEALKSGVFDVVPECSLDSLTSEDLRLLLNGVGDINVSTLISYTSFNDESSENSEKILRFKKWFWCIVEKMNTTERQDLLYFWTGSPALPASEEGFQPLPSITIRPADDYHLPTANTCISRLYIPLYSNKTILRTKLLLAIKSKNFGFV